A part of Gossypium hirsutum isolate 1008001.06 chromosome A07, Gossypium_hirsutum_v2.1, whole genome shotgun sequence genomic DNA contains:
- the LOC107948052 gene encoding protein FAR1-RELATED SEQUENCE 2 → MFSMEIDLEVPSKEQEKLIPGSDENSDVLDAAEEIDEEDNDGTPATSEHAVEACEPNLIESFTGCEDHVDVTTVEANVHEGAIFEPRNGLEFESKETAYAFYREYARSVGFGITIVSSRRSKRSGKFIDVKVACSRFGSKRESNTTLNPRSCPKTGCKARMHIKRRQDEKWVIHSFVKEHNHEICPDDFYYAIRGRSKQPGAVSCQKKGLQLVLDEKDVELMLDFFMCMKDENPGSFYAIDFDNEKCARSVFWVDAKGRHNYSHFADVVFFDTFFVRNKYKIPYIPIIGVNHHFQYMLLGCALIGDNTTSAFVWLMRSWLKAMGGHAPKVILTDQDKVLNEAVADVFPDSRHCFCLWHVLSKFPEHLSCIMNQKENFIKKFNKCIYMSWTHEQFEKRWYRMVDKFELMEHEWVLSLYNDREKWVPIYMRHIFLAGISTTNRSESVASFFDKFMHKAATFGEFIEQLKSFSLELYEMEAKADFETQSKQPELRSVSVFEKQMSMIYTDTVFKKFQAEILGIVSCHLQKESEDEDNVVFRVDDFEERQNFLVAWSKREFDICCLCRSFEYKGFLCKHSLLVLQMSGVSDIPCHYILKRWTQEVKIRQTLGEKSNRLHYRVQRFNDLCKRAIKLGEEGSLSQEAYTIALQALEKALKNCVSVNNTGKSVCEPSTSSVHGLLETDAENNWNATTKLSKKKKACKKRKVHFDSEGVSMGQDSCQQMTSSRANALDGCSVSQQDMHGMAVSSRAPTLDGYYGAQQNIQGMGQLNSISPFRGGYYSNQQNLLGLGQLHSLAASDNHYGNQQNMQGHLPFRAPAMQGFDIQEGLQDEERPLDSTHFLGIASKHLHDKLLS, encoded by the exons ATGTTTTCCATGGAAATAGATCTTGAGGTGCCTTCAAAAGAACAAGAGAAGTTAATTCCTGGATCAGATGAGAATAGCGATGTCCTGGACGCTGCAGAAGAAATAGATGAGGAAGATAATGATGGAACTCCTGCAACCAGTGAGCATGCTGTGGAAGCCTGTGAACCAAATTTGATAGAGAGTTTTACTGGTTGCGAGGACCATGTGGATGTGACTACTGTTGAAGCAAATGTTCACGAAGGTGCCATTTTTGAGCCTCGAAATGGTCTGGAATTTGAATCAAAGGAAACGGCATATGCTTTTTACCGAGAATATGCTCGGTCTGTGGGATTTGGAATCACAATAGTTTCTAGTCGTCGTTCAAAAAGATCTGGAAAATTTATTGatgtaaaagttgcatgttcTAGATTTGGAAGCAAGCGTGAATCTAACACAACTCTCAATCCTCGATCATGTCCAAAGACTGGCTGCAAGGCACGCATGCATATAAAGAGGAGGCAAGATGAAAAATGGGTAATCCATAGTTTTGTAAAAGAGCACAATCATGAGATTTGTCCCGATGATTTTTACTATGCTATCAGGGGAAGAAGCAAGCAGCCTGGTGCAGTGTCATGCCAAAAGAAAGGCCTTCAGTTGGTTCTAGACGAGAAAGATGTAGAATTGATGCTTGATTTTTTTATGTGCATGAAGGATGAGAATCCAGGTTCCTTTTATGCAATTGATTTCGATAACGAGAAATGTGCAAGGAGTGTGTTCTGGGTTGATGCAAAAGGTAGGCATAATTACAGTCACTTTGCTGATGTGGTATTTTTTGATACCTTTTTTGTTAGAAACAAATACAAGATTCCTTACATTCCTATTATTGGAGTAAATCATCACTTCCAGTACATGTTGCTTGGATGTGCCCTCATTGGGGACAATACTACATCAGCTTTTGTTTGGTTAATGCGTTCATGGCTTAAAGCAATGGGTGGACACGCTCCTAAAGTGATACTTACTGATCAAGACAAAGTTTTGAATGAAGCTGTTGCTGATGTGTTTCCTGACTCTCGCCATTGTTTCTGTTTGTGGCATGTACTAAGTAAATTTCCTGAACATTTGAGTTGTATTATGAATCAGAAGGAGAATTTCataaaaaagtttaataaatGCATATATATGTCTTGGACGCATGAACAATTTGAAAAGAGATGGTATAGGATGGTTGACAAGTTTGAGCTGATGGAGCATGAATGGGTTCTTTCATTATATAATGATCGGGAAAAGTGGGTTCCTATTTATATGCGGCATATATTTTTAGCTGGAATATCTACAACCAATCGATCTGAAAGTGTTGCATCTTTCTTTGACAAGTTCATGCACAAAGCAGCTACATTCGGTGAGTTCATTGAGCAGCTTAAATCATTCTCATTAGAGTTGTATGAAATGGAAGCCAAAGCTGATTTTGAAACCCAAAGTAAGCAACCTGAATTGAGATCTGTCTCAGTTTTTGAGAAGCAAATGTCCATGATCTATACAGATACAGTGTTCAAGAAATTTCAGGCTGAGATTTTGGGAATTGTGTCTTGTCACTTACAGAAGGAAAGCGAAGATGAGGACAATGTTGTCTTTCGAGTTGATGATTTTGAAGAACGTCAAAATTTCCTTGTAGCTTGGAGCAAAAGAGAATTTGACATATGTTGTTTATGCCGTTCATTTGAATACAAAGGATTCCTTTGTAAGCACTCCCTCCTTGTTCTCCAAATGTCTGGTGTTTCTGACATTCCATGCCACTATATATTAAAGCGTTGGACACAAGAGGTGAAGATTAGGCAGACTCTAGGTGAAAAATCAAACAGGCTTCATTATCGTGTGCAACGTTTCAATGATCTATGCAAGCGAGCCATCAAATTGGGTGAAGAAGGTTCTTTATCTCAAGAAGCATATACTATTGCACTACAGGCATTAGAAAAAGCCTTAAAAAATTGTGTCAGTGTGAACAACACTGGAAAAAGTGTTTGTGAGCCAAGCACGTCATCTGTTCATGGTCTTCTTGAGACTGATGCGGAGAATAATTGGAATGCAACAACCAAATTGTCTAAGAAGAAGAAAGCATGTAAAAAGAGAAAG GTTCATTTTGATTCGGAAGGAGTATCTATGGGACAAGACAGCTGCCAGCAAATG ACAAGCTCAAGAGCCAATGCGCTAGATGGTTGTTCTGTTTCTCAGCAGGACATGCATGGGATG GCTGTAAGCTCTAGAGCCCCAACTCTTGATGGTTACTATGGTGCTCAACAAAATATTCAAGGAATG GGACAGTTGAACTCAATTTCTCCTTTTCGTGGTGGTTATTATAGCAATCAACAAAACTTATTAGGGCTG GGACAGCTACATTCTCTAGCAGCCAGTGATAATCACTACGGGAACCAACAGAATATGCAG GGTCATCTTCCCTTTAGAGCACCAGCCATGCAGGGTTTTGACATTCAAGAAGGCCTGCAAGATGAG GAGCGACCCCTGGACTCGACTCATTTTCTCGGTATTGCATCAAAGCATCTTCATGATAAGCTCCTTTCCTAG
- the LOC107948065 gene encoding cytochrome P450 97B2, chloroplastic: protein MEAAVSSLHLSSPAIHGSLRTSDFMFLGVSKPPSFLNPKLKAFAAIRCQSTSTKEPKAKRNLLDNLSNLLTNFLSGGSLGSMPVAEGAVSDLFGRPLFFSLYDWFLEHGSVYKLAFGPKAFVVVSDPIVVKHILRENAFSFDKGVLADILEPIMGKGLIPADLDTWKQRRRVIAPGFHALYLEAMVKVFTDCSGRTAEKFEKLLDGERSRGGDAIELDLEAEFSSLALDIIGLGVFNYDFGSVTKESPVIQAVYGTLFEAEHRSTFYIPYWKIPLARWVVPRQRKFHYDLKIINDCLDGLIRNAKDSRQEADVEKLQQRDYLNIKDASVLRFLVDMRGADVDDRQLRDDLMTMLIAGHETTAAVLTWAVFLLAQNPSKIRKAQAEVDSVLGQERPTFESIKKLEYIRLIVVESLRLYPQPPLLIRRALEEVVLPGGYKGDKDGYTIPAGTDIFISVYNLHRSPYFWDQPHDFVPERFQVQKESEGIEGWAGFDPSRSPGALYPNEIISDFAFLPFGGGPRKCVGDQFALMESTVALAMLLQKFDVELRGSPESVELVTGATIHTKNGLWCKLKRRSNGH, encoded by the exons ATGGAAGCAGCCGTTTCATCTCTGCACCTTTCCTCACCTGCCATTCATGGAAGTTTACGAACCAGTGATTTCATGTTTTTGGGTGTCTCAAAACCTCCTTCATTTCTCAACCCAAAACTAAAAGCCTTTGCTGCCATCAG ATGTCAATCCACAAGTACCAAAGAACCTAAAGCTAAAAGGAATCTCTTGGATAATTTAAGCAACCTTCTTACCAATTTCCTAAGTGGAGGAAGTCTTGGTTCTATGCCTGTTGCTGAAGGTGCTGTTTCTGATTTGTTTGGTCGACCTCTCTTCTTCTCTTTATATGATTGGTTCTTAGAG CATGGCTCGGTGTATAAACTTGCTTTTGGACCAAAAGCTTTTGTTGTTGTATCAGATCCTATTGTTGTCAAGCATATTCTTCGCGAAAATGCGTTTTCCTTTGACAAG GGAGTTCTTGCTGATATACTAGAACCGATAATGGGGAAAGGACTTATACCTGCCGACCTGGACACATGGAAACAAAGGAGAAGAG TTATTGCTCCTGGGTTCCATGCACTATACTTGGAAGCTATGGTCAAAGTATTCACTGATTGTTCTGGACGAACAGCCGAAAAATTTGAAAAGCTTTTAGATGGAGAACGTTCACGTGGAGGAGATGCAATTGAGTTAGACCTTGAAGCAGAATTTTCAAGCTTAGCTCTGGATATTATTGGACTCGGTGTCTTCAACTATGATTTTGGTTCTGTTACAAAAGAATCTCCTGTAATTCAG GCAGTGTATGGTACTCTCTTTGAAGCTGAGCATAGATCTACCTTTTACATCCCATACTGGAAAATTCCTCTGGCAAGGTGGGTGGTACCTAGACAACGGAAGTTCCACTATGACCTTAAGATCATCAATGACTGCCTTGATGGACTCATCAGAAATGCAAAAGATAGCAGACAG GAAGCCGATGTTGAAAAGCTGCAGCAAAGGGACTACTTGAATATTAAG GATGCAAGTGTTTTGCGTTTTTTGGTGGACATGAGGGGAGCTGATGTTGATGATCGTCAG CTGAGAGATGATCTAATGACGATGCTTATTGCTGGCCATGAAACAACTGCAGCTGTTCTTACTTGGGCTGTTTTCCTTCTTGCACAA AACCCATCTAAAATTAGAAAAGCTCAAGCGGAGGTCGATTCAGTTCTCGGCCAAGAGAGACCAACTTTTGAATCAATTAAAAAGTTAGA GTACATAAGACTTATTGTCGTAGAGTCTCTTCGTTTATATCCTCAACCTCCATTGCTTATCAGACGTGCACTTGAAGAAGTTGTATTACCAG GTGGTTACAAAGGTGACAAAGATGGCTACACCATTCCTGCAGGGACTGACATCTTCATTTCT GTATATAATCTTCATAGATCTCCATATTTTTGGGACCAGCCCCATGATTTTGTTCCAGAGAGGTTTCAGGTACAAAAGGAGAGTGAAGGCATTGAAGGATGGGCTGGTTTTGACCCGTCTCGGAGCCCCGGAGCATTATATCCTAATGAG ATTATATCTGATTTTGCTTTCTTACCCTTCGGCGGGGGACCGAGAAAGTGCGTGGGAGATCAATTTGCACTCATGGAGTCAACTGTGGCATTAGCCATGTTGTTGCAAAAGTTTGATGTGGAACTAAGAGGATCTCCTGAATCCGTGGAGCTAGTTACAGGAGCAACAATTCACACCAAGAATGGATTGTGGTGCAAGCTAAAGAGGAGGTCTAATGGCCATTGA
- the LOC121203747 gene encoding uncharacterized protein, producing the protein MGNRREATTVVTSTLTGLIDDNFNGNEENVFGSDVSSSEVPGSDNDVSERVTLDGLNMDGIEVDELCDSDDSGRLDSAHGSDSDGQNWPEFNLENDMSNLRLKVGMLFMSKHSLKEAAKQYSRLNSYFIEFSKNDLRRLKAVCNEKCSWFIWASRLNPNDPTDQTWQIRSSNPNHTCSKVYKNRNVTSAWIGEQYKEKFIADSDYSLKSLQQDVKRDFCCLVSLTKCRRAKLRALELIEGAHKAQYEKIYEYLLEFRTQNEGTTTICYLDNRLFQRIYVCLQACKDGYRAGCRRIVGLDGCFLKGYYGGYLLAAVGIYANNDIYPLVYAAVESENQASWLWFLELLPMDLEIVSSYHISFMSDKQKGLLEAICMLFPNAETRHCVRHLHSNFKNAGFRTKELKDLLWKAARASTIREFDDAMDELRKTNHLTYDWLKKKNPAHWSRSHFSIKSHSDMLVNNLSESFNKMILEAIGKPILTMMETVRTKIICVPSHAGGDKYQVECGLGSQHVVDLVQNSCSYRNWDLTGIPCMHALAVIHVKNEFPETYVQTWHTKQTQIQIYSNFVSPVRGPKQWASLSNMLPILPPPLRRPPGRPTKVRRKEPDEPQTTKRLSKRGEEMRCSKYKIIGHNKRSCKGKVGQNILVKKHQVGVRTQQQATPSQQEGTPTQQGALTQIPTAPTHQETASRQKLPLKRKSTTTTVR; encoded by the exons ATGGGCAATAGAAGGGAAGCTACCACTGTTGTTACATCCACTTTAACGG GCTTAATTGATGACAATTTTAATGGGAATGAAGAAAACGTGTTTGGTAGTGATGTGTCTAGTAGTGAAGTGCCTGGTAGTGATAATGATGTATCTGAAAGAGTTACTTTAGATGGTTTAAACATGGATGGTATAGAAGTAGATGAACTGTGTGATAGTGATGATTCTGGGAGGTTAGATAGTGCACATGGATCTGACTCAGATGGCCAAAATTGGCCTGAGTTCAACCTAGAGAATGACATGAGTAATCTTAGACTTAAGGTTGGAATGTTATTTATGTCTAAACATAGTCTAAAAGAAGCTGCCAAGCAATATAGTAGGTTGAATAGTTATTTTATTGAGTTTTCCAAAAATGATTTAAGAAGGTTAAAGGCAGTCTGCAATGAAAAATGTTCTTGGTTTATATGGGCttctaggctaaaccctaatgACCCTACTGACCAGACTTGGCAAATTAGGAGTTCAAACCCTAACCATACTtgttctaaagtctataaaaataGGAACGTAACCTCAGCTTGGATAGGTGAACAGTATAAAGAAAAATTCATTGCCGATTCTGATTATTCTTTGAAATCATTACAGCAAGATGTCAAAAGAGATTTTTGTTGCTTGGTCTCATTAACCAAATGTAGGAGGGCTAAACTTAGAGCATTGGAATTAATTGAAGGAGCTCATAAGGCTCAATATGAGAAGATTTATGAGTACTTATTGGAGTTTAGGACCCAAAATGAGGGAACAACAACAATTTGTTATTTGGATAACAGATTGTTTCAAAGGATATATGTCTGTTTGCAGGCATGCAAAGATGGCTATAGGGCTGGTTGTAGGAGGATAGTAGGTTTAGATGGATGTTTCTTAAAGGGCTACTATGGTGGCTACTTGCTTGCAGCTGTTGGAATATATGCAAATAATGACATCTATCCACTTGTATATGCTGCTGTCGAAAGTGAAAACCAAGCATCATGGCTTTGGTTCTTGGAGTTGCTTCCAATGGACTTGGAAATTGTGAGCTCGTACCACATATCTTTCATGTCTGACAAACAAAAG GGACTTTTGGAAGCAATATGTATGTTGTTTCCTAATGCAGAAACAAGACACTGTGTTAGACACCTACATTCTAATTTCAAGAATGCTGGTTTTCGAACAAAGGAGTTGAAAGATTTGCTTTGGAAAGCTGCCAGAGCAAGCACTATAAGAGAGTTCGATGATGCCATGGATGAACTGAGAAAAACCAATCACCTTACTTATGACTGGTTGAAGAAGAAAAACCCTGCTCACTGGTCAAGGTCTCACTTCTCAATTAAGAGCCATTCTGACATGTTGGTGAATAATCTATCTGAATCATTTAACAAG ATGATACTGGAAGCAATAGGTAAACCTATTCTGACCATGATGGAAACAGTAAGGACCAAGATTAT TTGTGTTCCATCACATGCTGGTGGGGACAAGTATCAGGTTGAATGTGGTCTAGGCAGCCAGCATGTGGTAGACTTAGTTCAGAATTCCTGCTCCTACAGGAATTGGGATCTCACTGGCATcccttgcatgcatgcattagcTGTCATTCATGTAAAAAATGAGTTCCCAGAGACCTATGTACAAACCTGGCACACCAAGCAAACCCAGATTCAAATTTACTCCAACTTTGTAAGTCCAGTAAGGGGTCCTAAACAATGGGCCTCTTTGTCAAACATGCTACCAATACTACCTCCTCCACTAAGAAGGCCACCTGGCAGACCTACTAAAGTGAGAAGGAAAGAACCTGATGAACCACAAACAACAAAAAGGTTGAGCAAGAGAGGGGAGGAGATGAGGTGCAGTAAATACAAAATAATAGGCCATAATAAGAGGAGTTGCAAAGGGAAAGTTGGCCAAAACATTCTA GTTAAAAAACATCAAGTTGGTGTTCGAACCCAGCAACAGGCTACCCCAAGTCAGCAAGAGGGTACCCCAACTCAACAAGGTGCCCTAACTCAGATACCTACTGCCCCAACTCATCAAGAAACTGCCTCAAGACAAAAGCTCCCATTAAAGAGAAAATCAACCACAACCACTGTTAGATAG